The following proteins come from a genomic window of Nitrospirota bacterium:
- the ilvN gene encoding acetolactate synthase small subunit has product MRHTISVLVENKFGVLSRISGLFSGRGYNIESLSVGETIDPQVSVMTIVTTGDDWVIEQITKQLNKLIDVIKVTDLTELDHVEREMVLIKVAPRQDTKAEALRITEIFRGKVVDSSPTTYTIEITGDEKKIEAFIELMKPMGIKEFVRTGKVAIAREIMRKK; this is encoded by the coding sequence ATGCGGCATACGATTTCGGTACTCGTTGAGAATAAATTCGGCGTGCTTTCGAGGATTTCCGGCCTTTTCAGCGGCAGGGGCTATAACATAGAAAGCCTCTCGGTGGGAGAGACGATCGATCCGCAGGTCTCGGTCATGACGATCGTCACCACCGGCGACGACTGGGTCATCGAGCAGATCACCAAGCAGCTCAACAAGCTGATCGATGTGATTAAGGTTACGGACCTCACGGAGCTCGACCATGTCGAGCGGGAGATGGTGCTCATCAAGGTCGCCCCGCGGCAGGACACCAAGGCCGAAGCGCTCCGGATCACCGAGATATTCAGGGGAAAGGTCGTGGACTCGAGCCCCACGACCTACACCATCGAGATCACCGGCGACGAGAAGAAGATCGAGGCCTTCATCGAGCTGATGAAGCCCATGGGCATCAAGGAGTTCGTCCGGACCGGCAAGGTCGCCATAGCCCGCGAGATCATGAGGAAGAAGTAG
- a CDS encoding dihydroorotase → MSKELLIRNGRIIDPAQEIDGIGDLLCEGGRIKELRMHAPGQKAKTAKPPRENGDLQVIDAEGRLVLAGLIDMHTHLREPGYEHKETIRTGTLAAVRGGFTAVCPMPNTSPVNDNPTVTAFIIKKALEQGSCAVYPIGAITKGQNGEELAEMGLMYDAGCIAFSDDGRPVMSSIIMRRALEYSKVFDVPIISHCEDMTLTDGGVMNEGKLSASLGLRGLPAAAEEVMVARDILLSELTRGRLHIAHVSTEGSVRLIRQAKERGVPLTAETCPHYFSVTEDAVGGYDTNAKVNPPLRTERDVAAIREGLRDGTIDVIATDHAPHHRDEKNLEFDKAPSGISGLETALGLSMRLVHDGLLSLPGLVEKLAYRPARILGIDKGTLKPGIDADIVIVDAEREVTVAPGEFASRGKNTPFGGWTLRGCAVVTIYKGKIATVV, encoded by the coding sequence ATGAGTAAGGAGCTGCTGATAAGGAACGGACGCATCATCGATCCTGCACAGGAGATCGACGGTATAGGAGACCTCCTGTGCGAGGGTGGCCGCATAAAGGAGCTGCGGATGCACGCGCCCGGGCAGAAGGCGAAGACCGCGAAGCCGCCCCGCGAGAACGGCGACCTCCAGGTGATCGATGCCGAAGGCAGGCTGGTGCTCGCCGGGCTCATCGACATGCACACGCACCTGAGGGAGCCGGGCTATGAGCACAAGGAGACGATACGCACCGGTACGCTCGCTGCGGTGAGGGGAGGCTTCACCGCGGTCTGCCCGATGCCCAATACCAGCCCGGTGAACGACAATCCTACGGTTACGGCCTTCATTATCAAGAAAGCGCTCGAGCAGGGCTCCTGCGCGGTCTATCCGATCGGGGCCATCACCAAGGGACAGAACGGCGAAGAGCTGGCCGAGATGGGCCTCATGTATGACGCGGGATGTATCGCCTTTTCTGACGACGGCCGGCCGGTCATGAGCAGTATCATCATGCGGCGGGCGCTCGAGTATTCGAAGGTCTTCGACGTGCCGATCATCTCTCACTGCGAGGACATGACCCTCACCGACGGAGGGGTCATGAACGAGGGAAAGCTCTCGGCATCGCTCGGACTGAGGGGGCTGCCCGCGGCAGCGGAAGAGGTGATGGTGGCGCGCGATATCCTTCTCTCCGAGCTCACCAGGGGACGGCTGCATATTGCCCATGTCTCGACCGAGGGATCGGTCCGGCTGATCCGTCAGGCAAAGGAGCGGGGCGTGCCGCTCACGGCAGAGACCTGCCCGCACTACTTCTCGGTCACCGAGGATGCGGTCGGGGGGTACGACACCAATGCGAAGGTAAACCCGCCGCTGCGTACGGAGCGGGATGTGGCGGCGATCAGGGAGGGCCTGCGCGACGGCACGATCGACGTCATCGCCACCGACCATGCGCCGCACCACCGGGACGAAAAGAACCTCGAGTTCGACAAGGCGCCGTCCGGTATTTCCGGGCTCGAGACGGCCCTCGGGCTGAGCATGCGGCTTGTCCACGACGGTCTGCTGTCGCTCCCCGGTCTCGTCGAAAAGCTTGCGTACCGCCCGGCGAGGATACTCGGCATTGACAAGGGAACCCTGAAGCCCGGCATCGATGCCGATATCGTCATCGTCGATGCGGAACGGGAGGTGACCGTAGCGCCCGGGGAGTTCGCCTCGAGGGGCAAGAACACCCCCTTCGGGGGATGGACCCTCAGGGGATGCGCGGTAGTGACCATCTATAAAGGGAAGATCGCGACCGTTGTGTAA
- the pyrR gene encoding bifunctional pyr operon transcriptional regulator/uracil phosphoribosyltransferase PyrR, translating to MKELLNKKDIERILSRIAHEIVEKNKGTEGLCLVGIQRGGVHLAHRLSRRINAIEHAELPVGSLDISLYRDDLAMRKAHPVVRKTDLPCDVTGKRIILVDDVLFTGRSIRAAMDALMDFGRPAQIQLAVLIDRGHRELPIRADYVGKNIPTSRNENIEVQLEEEGFGDTILLQQAE from the coding sequence ATGAAAGAGCTCCTCAATAAGAAAGACATAGAGCGCATCCTTTCGAGGATCGCCCACGAGATCGTCGAGAAGAACAAGGGAACCGAAGGCCTCTGCCTCGTCGGCATCCAGCGGGGCGGGGTGCATCTCGCCCACCGCCTCTCGCGGAGGATCAACGCCATCGAGCATGCCGAGCTTCCGGTGGGATCTCTCGATATATCGCTCTACCGCGACGACCTCGCGATGAGGAAGGCGCATCCCGTCGTCAGGAAGACCGATCTGCCCTGCGATGTTACGGGAAAAAGGATCATCCTGGTCGACGATGTTCTTTTTACCGGCCGGTCGATCAGGGCCGCCATGGATGCGCTCATGGATTTCGGCAGGCCTGCACAGATACAGCTGGCGGTGCTCATCGACAGGGGACACCGGGAGCTGCCCATACGGGCGGATTATGTCGGCAAGAACATACCGACCTCCCGGAACGAGAACATAGAGGTGCAGCTCGAAGAGGAGGGGTTCGGCGATACTATCCTCCTCCAGCAGGCGGAGTAG
- the carA gene encoding glutamine-hydrolyzing carbamoyl-phosphate synthase small subunit translates to MSKALLVLFDGTVFEGTSFGAAGEAVGEVVFNTSMTGYQEILTDASYKGQIVTMTYTQMGNYGVNKGDAESSGSPKVEGFIVKEHLDFPSNWRSEASLGEYLRGHGIVGIEGIDTRALTRHLRNHGAQPGIISTVDPDPQSLLGKVRIYPGISTFDLVKEVTTGSSYEWSEGCWKWCAVERKPSALNVAVYDFGVKFNILRNLAEAGFRVTVVPARTPAEAVLEMNPDGIILSNGPGDPEAVTYGVENAKKLMGKKPLFGICLGHQIIGLALGGRTYKLKFGHHGGNHPVKDLDTGRVEITSQNHNYCVDIHSLRDQVSLTHRNLYDGTEEGMRHVELPLFSVQHHPEAGPGPNDSAHLFRRFREMIEG, encoded by the coding sequence ATGAGCAAGGCACTGCTGGTGCTCTTCGACGGCACCGTATTCGAAGGAACAAGTTTTGGCGCTGCGGGTGAGGCCGTGGGCGAGGTGGTCTTCAACACCTCCATGACGGGCTATCAGGAGATCCTCACCGATGCGTCCTATAAGGGGCAGATCGTTACCATGACCTATACCCAGATGGGGAACTACGGGGTGAACAAGGGAGATGCAGAATCCAGCGGGAGCCCCAAGGTGGAAGGCTTTATCGTAAAGGAGCACCTCGATTTCCCGAGCAACTGGCGGTCCGAGGCCTCCCTGGGAGAGTATCTGAGGGGCCACGGCATCGTCGGCATCGAGGGCATCGATACGAGGGCGCTCACGAGGCATCTGCGCAATCACGGCGCCCAGCCCGGCATCATCTCGACCGTTGATCCCGATCCGCAGAGCCTCCTCGGGAAGGTACGGATCTATCCGGGTATATCGACCTTCGATCTCGTCAAGGAGGTGACCACCGGCAGCAGTTATGAATGGAGCGAGGGCTGCTGGAAGTGGTGCGCTGTCGAGCGGAAACCTTCTGCCCTGAACGTCGCTGTCTATGACTTCGGGGTGAAGTTCAATATCCTGAGGAACCTTGCCGAGGCGGGCTTCAGGGTTACCGTCGTCCCCGCCCGCACTCCGGCGGAAGCGGTGCTCGAGATGAATCCCGACGGCATCATCCTGAGCAACGGGCCGGGCGACCCCGAGGCCGTGACCTACGGCGTCGAGAACGCGAAGAAGCTCATGGGCAAAAAGCCGCTATTCGGCATCTGCCTGGGACACCAGATCATCGGTCTCGCCCTGGGCGGCAGGACCTACAAATTGAAGTTCGGCCACCACGGGGGCAACCACCCGGTGAAGGACCTCGATACCGGCAGGGTCGAGATCACCTCGCAGAACCATAATTACTGCGTCGATATCCATAGCCTCCGCGACCAGGTCTCTCTGACCCACCGCAATCTCTACGACGGCACCGAAGAGGGCATGCGCCATGTGGAGCTCCCGCTCTTCTCGGTGCAGCACCACCCCGAGGCAGGTCCGGGCCCCAACGACTCGGCGCACCTGTTCAGGCGGTTCAGGGAGATGATCGAGGGATAG
- the ilvB gene encoding biosynthetic-type acetolactate synthase large subunit: MKVTGAEIVLECLKREGVKHIFGYPGGVILNLFDLFYDDKDIKLILTRHEQGAVHAADGYARATGKPGVALVTSGPGATNTVTGIATAAMDSIPLVVLTGQVPTVLIGNDAFQEADIVGITRPCTKYNILVKDVKDLASQLREAFHIATTGRPGPVVIDLPKDVTAGKADFVWPEKVDIRSYNPTYEGNKWMIERAAHEIAKAKKPVIIAGGGCVLSEASHEVKELAEITNIPVTMTLMGLGSFPGSHKLSLGMLGMHGTYFANKSIQESDLLIAIGMRFDDRVTGRIEGFAPHAKILHIDIDPTSIRKNVRVDIPIVGDVKRVLAVLNKMLKKDNKEQWGEIRKAWLKQVDEWKRERPMTYTPSASTIKPQFVVERIYELTKGDAIITTEVGQNQMWAAQFYKFDKPRRWLTSGGLGTMGYGFPAAIGAQLAYPDKLVIDIAGDGSIQMNIQELATAVINKLPVKVAILNNRFLGMVRQWQELFFQERYSHTSLDVTPDFVELAHAYGAVGLRATKPSEVDPVLKEAFKTKRPVFMDFVVDWKEKVFPMVPAGATLDTMLFEEKEKKSEKKLKAVK, from the coding sequence ATGAAAGTGACAGGTGCAGAAATAGTGCTGGAGTGTCTCAAGCGGGAAGGGGTCAAGCATATCTTCGGCTATCCCGGAGGCGTCATCCTCAACCTTTTCGATCTCTTTTACGACGACAAGGACATCAAGCTCATCCTTACCCGCCACGAGCAGGGGGCGGTGCATGCCGCGGACGGGTATGCGAGGGCTACCGGCAAACCGGGCGTAGCGCTCGTGACCTCCGGACCGGGCGCCACCAATACCGTCACCGGCATCGCGACCGCGGCGATGGATTCCATTCCCCTCGTGGTGCTCACCGGGCAGGTGCCGACGGTCCTGATCGGCAACGACGCCTTCCAGGAGGCGGATATCGTCGGCATCACGCGGCCCTGCACTAAGTACAACATCCTTGTAAAGGACGTGAAGGACCTCGCCTCCCAGCTGCGCGAGGCGTTCCATATAGCGACCACGGGCCGGCCCGGTCCGGTGGTCATCGACCTTCCGAAGGATGTGACGGCGGGGAAGGCCGACTTCGTCTGGCCCGAGAAGGTCGATATCAGGAGCTACAATCCCACCTACGAGGGCAACAAATGGATGATCGAGCGGGCGGCCCACGAGATCGCGAAGGCCAAAAAGCCGGTGATCATCGCCGGCGGCGGCTGCGTGCTCTCCGAAGCGTCTCACGAGGTAAAGGAGCTGGCCGAGATTACGAATATCCCGGTCACCATGACCCTCATGGGCCTGGGCAGCTTCCCGGGCAGTCATAAGCTCTCTCTCGGCATGCTCGGCATGCATGGCACCTACTTTGCCAATAAGAGTATCCAGGAGTCGGACCTCCTCATCGCCATCGGCATGCGCTTCGACGACCGGGTGACCGGGAGGATCGAGGGCTTCGCGCCCCATGCGAAGATCCTTCATATAGACATCGACCCCACCTCGATACGGAAAAATGTGCGCGTCGATATCCCGATCGTCGGCGACGTCAAGCGCGTCCTCGCGGTACTCAACAAGATGCTCAAGAAGGATAACAAGGAGCAGTGGGGCGAAATACGGAAGGCCTGGCTCAAGCAGGTCGATGAGTGGAAGCGTGAGCGGCCGATGACCTACACCCCTTCCGCTTCGACCATCAAGCCCCAGTTCGTGGTCGAGAGGATCTACGAGCTCACCAAAGGGGACGCGATCATCACGACCGAGGTGGGGCAGAACCAGATGTGGGCTGCGCAGTTCTATAAGTTCGACAAGCCCCGCCGCTGGCTCACCTCGGGCGGCCTGGGGACCATGGGCTACGGCTTCCCCGCTGCCATCGGGGCACAGCTTGCCTACCCGGACAAGCTCGTCATCGATATCGCGGGCGACGGCAGCATCCAGATGAACATCCAGGAGCTCGCCACCGCGGTCATCAACAAGCTGCCGGTGAAGGTCGCGATCCTGAACAACCGCTTTCTCGGCATGGTGCGGCAGTGGCAGGAGCTCTTCTTCCAGGAGCGGTATTCCCACACGAGCCTCGATGTCACGCCCGACTTCGTCGAGCTCGCTCACGCGTACGGAGCGGTCGGCCTGAGGGCGACGAAGCCGAGCGAGGTCGATCCCGTGCTCAAGGAGGCATTCAAGACCAAGAGGCCGGTCTTCATGGACTTCGTCGTCGACTGGAAAGAGAAGGTCTTCCCCATGGTCCCTGCCGGCGCCACGCTGGATACGATGCTCTTCGAAGAGAAAGAAAAGAAGTCGGAAAAGAAACTCAAGGCAGTAAAGTAA
- a CDS encoding aspartate carbamoyltransferase catalytic subunit, producing the protein MSNHLVGIKELSKERISRILDTASSFKDVLKRDIKKVPALRGKTVVNLFFEPSTRTKTSFELAEKRLSTDVLNFSVPTSSVVKGESLFDTIKTIEAYGVDFIVIRHGSSGVPHFIAQHMAASVINAGDGTNEHPTQALLDAFSIIEKKGSLEGLTIAIVGDIVHSRVAKSNIYLLSKFGTRVRLIGPPALIPDMREYGVEVFYDIDEGLRGVDVVMMLRIQMERMSRGFFPSTREYFKYWGLSRERLALANSDAIVMHPGPMNRGIEIASEVADSPQSVILDQVTNGIAVRMAAMYILAGSEGYE; encoded by the coding sequence ATGTCCAATCACCTGGTAGGCATAAAAGAGCTCTCGAAGGAGCGCATCTCCCGGATACTCGATACCGCCTCCTCTTTCAAGGATGTGCTCAAGAGGGATATCAAGAAGGTGCCCGCGCTGAGGGGGAAGACGGTGGTGAACCTCTTCTTCGAGCCCTCGACACGGACGAAGACCTCGTTCGAACTGGCGGAGAAGCGCCTGAGCACCGATGTGCTCAACTTCTCGGTGCCGACCAGCAGCGTGGTCAAGGGGGAGAGCCTTTTCGACACCATCAAGACGATCGAAGCCTACGGCGTCGATTTCATCGTCATCCGCCACGGCTCGAGCGGGGTGCCCCATTTCATAGCGCAGCACATGGCTGCTTCGGTGATCAACGCGGGCGACGGTACGAACGAGCATCCCACCCAGGCGCTGCTCGACGCCTTCAGCATCATCGAAAAGAAAGGGTCGCTGGAAGGGCTCACGATAGCCATTGTCGGCGATATCGTCCACAGCCGCGTCGCCAAGTCGAACATCTACCTGCTTTCGAAGTTCGGCACCCGGGTGCGGCTCATCGGGCCGCCTGCCTTGATTCCCGATATGCGGGAGTATGGCGTCGAGGTCTTCTACGATATCGACGAGGGATTGCGAGGGGTGGATGTTGTCATGATGCTCAGGATACAGATGGAGCGGATGAGCAGGGGCTTCTTCCCCTCGACCCGCGAGTACTTCAAGTACTGGGGATTGAGCAGGGAGCGTCTCGCGCTTGCGAACAGCGACGCCATTGTCATGCACCCGGGGCCGATGAACCGCGGTATCGAGATCGCCTCTGAGGTTGCGGACAGCCCGCAGTCGGTGATCCTCGATCAGGTGACGAACGGCATCGCCGTGCGCATGGCGGCGATGTATATCCTGGCAGGGAGCGAGGGATATGAGTAA
- the carB gene encoding carbamoyl-phosphate synthase large subunit yields MPKRTDIKKILLIGSGPIVIGQACEFDYSGTQACKALREEGYTVVLVNSNPATIMTDPETADAVYIEPLSAEIVELIIKKERPDALLPTMGGQTALNLAVELSEAGILDRYGVELIGAKLPAIKKAEDRELFKEAMRRIGLEVPRSAAITSLKDGLDIIEHLGFPAILRPAFTLGGTGGGIAYNIEEYRELLEKGLKLSPVQQVLVEESALGWKEYELEVMRDCKDNVVIICSIENFDPMGVHTGDSITVAPAQTLCDKEYQRMRDAAIAVIREIGVDTGGSNIQFAINPQNGKMIVIEMNPRVSRSSALASKATGFPIAKIAAKLAVGYSLDEIRNDITRETPASFEPTIDYVVTKIPRFTFEKFAEADPTLTTQMKSVGEVMSIGRTFKESLQKALRSLEIGSAGLEPVDIAEEELRSKLKTPNAERLWCVAQAMRLGMSSDEIVSLTAIDPWFLKNMEQLVGMEEILKDQGARVMGHGSENRAPCPLPLAPEVLRRAKEWGFSDRRIAALTGVTEKDVRDARRGLGIVPVYKLVDTCAAEFEAYTPYLYSTYERPFYRVMGHGSRVTGQEKDILAPCPLPLVPAAECEANPTDRKKVIILGSGPNRIGQGIEFDYCCVHAVFALREMGYETIMVNCNPETVSTDYDTADRLYFEPLTIEDVLSIVERERPEGVIVQFGGQTPLKLAVPLEKEGVRILGTSPDSIDRAEDRKRFKELLHKLNLRQAESDTAMSCEEAVGVASKISYPVMVRPSYVLGGRAMEIVYDENSLTDYMKRAVKASPEHPILIDKYLEDAIEVDVDALSDGVDVIIGGVMEHIEEAGVHSGDSACSIPPYSLPSGIVDEIKRQAKALAKELKVIGLMNLQFAVKDNEIFILEVNPRASRTIPYVSKATGVPLAKMAAKVMMGATLKELGLTGEREIRHVAVKEAVFPFDKFPGVDTILGPEMKSTGEVMGIDTDFGLAYAKAQAASSNKIPTSGKIIISVKDKDKERTIDIARKLADMGFQIIATRGTAKYLSEQGIPVVVTNKVAEGRPHIVDLIKNREVSFIINTVTGAQAQRDSLSIRRSALQFKIPYTTTISGARAVVMAIEQLKKKELSIKAIHEYHQSVAGIQN; encoded by the coding sequence ATGCCGAAGAGAACTGACATCAAGAAGATACTGCTGATCGGATCGGGCCCTATCGTCATAGGACAGGCGTGCGAGTTCGACTATTCCGGCACGCAGGCCTGCAAGGCCCTGAGGGAGGAGGGGTACACCGTCGTCCTGGTCAACTCCAACCCCGCTACCATCATGACCGACCCCGAAACAGCCGATGCCGTCTATATCGAGCCGTTGTCGGCCGAGATCGTCGAGCTCATCATCAAGAAAGAGAGGCCGGACGCCCTCCTGCCGACCATGGGAGGACAGACCGCGCTCAACCTCGCCGTAGAACTTTCGGAAGCGGGAATACTCGACCGGTACGGCGTCGAGCTGATCGGCGCAAAGCTCCCGGCCATCAAGAAGGCCGAAGACAGGGAGCTCTTCAAAGAGGCGATGCGCCGCATCGGGCTCGAGGTGCCCCGCAGCGCAGCCATCACCAGTCTGAAAGACGGTCTCGATATCATCGAGCACCTCGGGTTTCCCGCCATCCTGAGGCCTGCCTTCACCCTCGGCGGCACGGGCGGGGGCATCGCCTATAACATCGAGGAATACCGTGAGCTGCTTGAGAAGGGGCTGAAGCTGAGCCCGGTGCAGCAGGTGCTCGTCGAGGAGTCGGCGCTCGGCTGGAAAGAGTACGAGCTCGAGGTGATGCGCGACTGCAAGGACAACGTGGTCATCATCTGCTCCATAGAGAATTTCGATCCCATGGGCGTCCACACCGGAGACTCGATCACCGTGGCCCCGGCGCAGACCCTCTGCGATAAAGAGTACCAGAGGATGAGAGACGCCGCGATCGCCGTCATCAGAGAGATCGGCGTCGATACAGGAGGGTCCAATATACAATTCGCCATCAACCCCCAGAACGGGAAGATGATCGTTATCGAGATGAACCCCCGGGTCTCGCGCAGCTCTGCCCTCGCGAGCAAGGCGACCGGCTTCCCTATCGCCAAGATAGCGGCAAAGCTCGCCGTAGGCTACTCGCTCGACGAGATCAGGAACGATATCACCCGGGAGACCCCCGCTTCGTTCGAGCCGACTATCGACTATGTGGTGACGAAGATCCCGCGCTTCACCTTCGAGAAGTTCGCCGAGGCGGACCCGACGCTTACGACGCAGATGAAATCGGTCGGCGAAGTGATGTCCATAGGCAGGACCTTCAAGGAGTCGCTGCAGAAGGCGTTGAGGAGCCTCGAGATCGGCTCTGCAGGGCTCGAGCCGGTCGATATCGCGGAAGAGGAGCTGCGGTCGAAGCTCAAGACCCCCAATGCCGAGCGGTTGTGGTGTGTGGCGCAGGCGATGAGGCTCGGCATGAGCAGTGATGAGATAGTTTCCCTCACCGCCATCGATCCGTGGTTTCTCAAGAACATGGAGCAGCTTGTCGGGATGGAGGAGATACTGAAGGATCAAGGGGCAAGGGTCATGGGTCATGGGTCCGAAAACCGCGCCCCTTGCCCTTTGCCCCTTGCCCCTGAGGTGTTGAGGCGGGCAAAGGAGTGGGGCTTCTCCGACAGGCGGATCGCCGCGCTGACCGGGGTGACCGAAAAAGATGTCCGTGATGCGCGGAGAGGGCTCGGCATCGTCCCGGTCTATAAGCTGGTCGATACCTGCGCCGCGGAATTCGAAGCGTATACGCCGTACCTCTATTCGACGTATGAAAGACCTTTTTATAGGGTCATGGGTCATGGGTCACGGGTCACGGGTCAGGAAAAGGATATTCTTGCCCCTTGCCCCTTGCCCCTTGTCCCTGCTGCCGAGTGCGAAGCGAATCCGACGGACCGGAAGAAGGTGATTATCCTGGGCTCCGGCCCGAACAGAATAGGGCAGGGTATAGAATTCGATTACTGCTGCGTCCATGCGGTGTTTGCGTTGAGAGAGATGGGGTACGAGACGATCATGGTAAACTGCAATCCCGAGACGGTGAGCACCGATTACGATACCGCCGACCGGCTCTATTTCGAGCCGCTCACGATCGAAGACGTTCTCAGCATCGTCGAGCGGGAGAGGCCCGAAGGAGTGATCGTGCAGTTCGGGGGGCAGACGCCGCTCAAGCTCGCCGTTCCCCTCGAAAAGGAGGGAGTGCGGATCCTCGGCACCTCGCCCGACTCGATCGACAGGGCCGAAGACCGGAAGCGGTTCAAAGAGCTGCTGCACAAACTGAACCTCAGGCAGGCCGAGAGCGATACCGCGATGTCCTGCGAGGAGGCGGTCGGCGTGGCGAGCAAGATATCCTACCCGGTGATGGTGCGGCCTTCCTACGTGCTCGGCGGAAGGGCGATGGAGATCGTCTATGACGAGAACTCGCTGACCGATTACATGAAGCGGGCGGTCAAGGCGTCGCCCGAGCACCCGATCCTTATCGACAAGTATCTCGAGGACGCGATCGAGGTCGATGTCGACGCGCTCTCGGACGGCGTGGACGTTATCATCGGCGGCGTGATGGAGCATATAGAAGAGGCGGGGGTCCACTCGGGGGATTCGGCATGCTCCATTCCCCCGTACTCGCTGCCGTCCGGCATCGTCGATGAGATCAAGCGGCAGGCAAAGGCGTTGGCAAAGGAGCTCAAGGTCATCGGTCTGATGAACCTCCAGTTCGCGGTAAAGGACAATGAGATATTCATTCTCGAGGTCAATCCCCGGGCATCGCGCACCATTCCCTACGTCAGCAAGGCGACCGGGGTTCCGCTCGCCAAGATGGCGGCAAAGGTGATGATGGGCGCCACCCTCAAGGAGCTCGGGCTGACCGGGGAGCGGGAGATCCGGCATGTGGCGGTCAAAGAGGCGGTCTTCCCCTTCGATAAGTTCCCCGGCGTCGATACCATACTGGGGCCGGAGATGAAGTCTACGGGAGAGGTGATGGGGATCGATACCGATTTCGGTCTCGCCTATGCAAAGGCGCAGGCCGCGAGCAGCAATAAGATCCCGACCTCGGGGAAGATCATCATCAGCGTCAAGGACAAGGATAAAGAACGGACTATCGACATCGCCAGGAAGCTGGCCGATATGGGGTTCCAGATCATCGCGACCAGGGGGACGGCAAAGTATCTCTCCGAGCAGGGCATTCCGGTTGTGGTAACGAACAAGGTCGCCGAGGGGCGGCCCCACATCGTCGACCTGATCAAGAACCGCGAAGTGAGCTTCATCATCAACACCGTGACCGGAGCCCAGGCGCAGCGGGACTCGCTCTCGATACGGAGGAGCGCCCTGCAGTTCAAGATACCGTACACGACCACGATCTCCGGGGCGCGCGCCGTCGTCATGGCGATCGAACAGCTGAAGAAAAAAGAGTTGAGCATCAAGGCGATACACGAGTATCACCAGAGCGTGGCAGGGATCCAAAATTAA
- a CDS encoding homocitrate synthase: protein MGHKVYLIDVTNRDGVQTSRILLPKLAKTLLNIYLDEMGVYQSEIGFPTLKHEINYINANMELAKAGVIRRMHLEAWCRAVPEDVRLTFKNCPGVRHLNLSMSTSEIMLQGKFQGKKTWKDILKTVAQSVKLARELGAETVGVNAEDASRTGLDRLIEFALMGKEAGADRVRYCDTLGTDDPITIYERIKALSLATKFPIEMHCHNDLGMAEAVSLAGAQGAIEAGIDAYINTTINGYGERAGNCDLVSTILALKFSQGLRDKVPLDEHVDLGKAWKVARYASYAFNLPIPITQVGVGANAFAHESGIHADGALKDRRNYELYDPEDVGRGEPELLETGRVITTGEYGGIKGFRHVYAKLGIEFHDDNEARRILELVQYANLHTQKTLTDDELRLIAHHPEIVRNILTVNP from the coding sequence GTGGGACACAAGGTCTATTTGATAGATGTCACGAACAGGGACGGTGTCCAGACGTCGAGGATCCTGCTGCCGAAGCTCGCGAAGACGCTGCTGAACATCTATCTCGACGAGATGGGCGTCTACCAGAGCGAGATCGGCTTCCCGACCCTCAAGCACGAGATCAATTACATCAATGCCAATATGGAGCTCGCCAAGGCGGGGGTCATCAGGCGTATGCATCTCGAGGCGTGGTGCCGCGCGGTCCCCGAGGATGTCAGGCTGACCTTCAAGAACTGCCCCGGGGTCAGGCATCTGAACCTCTCGATGTCCACGTCCGAGATCATGCTCCAGGGAAAGTTCCAGGGGAAGAAGACCTGGAAGGACATCCTCAAGACGGTCGCCCAGTCCGTAAAGCTCGCCAGGGAGCTCGGGGCCGAGACGGTGGGCGTCAACGCGGAGGATGCCTCGAGGACCGGGCTCGACCGGCTGATCGAGTTCGCCCTCATGGGCAAAGAGGCCGGCGCCGACCGGGTCAGGTATTGCGATACGCTCGGCACCGACGATCCCATCACCATCTATGAGCGGATCAAGGCCCTCTCCCTCGCCACTAAGTTTCCGATAGAGATGCATTGCCATAACGACCTCGGCATGGCGGAGGCCGTCTCCCTTGCAGGAGCCCAGGGCGCCATCGAGGCCGGCATCGACGCCTATATCAATACGACGATCAATGGATACGGAGAACGCGCCGGCAACTGCGATCTCGTCTCGACGATCCTCGCCCTGAAATTCTCCCAGGGACTGCGCGACAAGGTACCGCTCGACGAGCATGTCGATCTCGGAAAGGCCTGGAAGGTCGCCCGCTACGCCTCGTATGCGTTCAATCTCCCCATCCCGATAACCCAGGTGGGCGTCGGCGCCAACGCCTTTGCGCACGAGTCCGGCATCCATGCCGATGGAGCGCTGAAAGACCGGAGGAACTATGAGTTATATGACCCCGAAGATGTGGGACGGGGTGAGCCGGAGCTCCTCGAGACGGGCCGCGTCATCACCACCGGCGAGTACGGCGGTATCAAGGGCTTCCGCCATGTCTACGCCAAGCTGGGCATAGAGTTCCATGACGACAACGAGGCGAGGAGGATCCTCGAGCTGGTGCAGTATGCCAATCTCCATACCCAGAAGACACTCACCGATGATGAACTGAGACTCATCGCCCATCATCCCGAGATCGTAAGAAATATCCTTACCGTGAATCCCTGA